A genomic region of Trichothermofontia sichuanensis B231 contains the following coding sequences:
- the psbM gene encoding photosystem II reaction center protein PsbM, translating to MEVNNLGFVASLLFVLVPAVFLLILYIQTASREGSKNS from the coding sequence ATGGAAGTTAATAACCTTGGTTTTGTTGCGAGTCTTCTCTTTGTACTGGTGCCGGCAGTGTTTCTGCTGATTCTGTACATCCAGACGGCCAGCCGTGAAGGCAGTAAAAACTCCTAG
- a CDS encoding 2Fe-2S iron-sulfur cluster-binding protein, whose product MTVTSNTITKGSMADITFVKENKTVIAADGANLRLQAVANGIDLYTLTGKLMNCGGYGQCGTCIVEVVEGMENLSPRTEVENRKLKRKPETYRLACQTIVNGPVSIKTKP is encoded by the coding sequence ATGACGGTTACGAGCAATACCATTACTAAGGGGAGTATGGCGGACATCACCTTTGTCAAGGAAAATAAGACCGTGATTGCGGCGGATGGGGCCAATCTCCGGCTCCAGGCAGTGGCCAATGGCATTGATCTCTACACCCTGACGGGCAAGTTGATGAACTGTGGGGGGTATGGCCAGTGTGGAACTTGTATTGTTGAGGTGGTTGAGGGTATGGAGAACCTGTCGCCGCGCACGGAGGTAGAGAACCGTAAACTGAAGCGCAAGCCTGAAACCTACCGGCTGGCCTGCCAGACGATCGTCAATGGTCCGGTTTCCATCAAAACCAAGCCTTGA